The Kosakonia sp. SMBL-WEM22 sequence GCCCGCCAATCACCACCAGGATCCAGAAAGCCGCATGCCAGGTGGTGAACTTGATAATCTGCCCGCCCGCCAGCGGCCCGATAATCGGGGCGATCGCCATAATAATGGTCAGTGTCGAGAGCATCTGCGCCGCGCGGGTGCGCACAAAGAGATCGCGGATCATCGCCCGCGCCAGCATCGGCCCGGTACAGGCACCAAATGCCTGAAACACACGCCAGAAGACCATCTGGTGGATCTCCGTCGATAACGCACACCCCGCCGAGCCGATGATAAACAGCACCATGCCGATAAACAGCGGCCTGCGGCGGCCAATCGCATCGCTCACCGGCCCCCACACCAGCTGCGCCAGCGCGAAGCCCATCAAAAAGCCGGTGATGGTCAGTTCGACATCGCCTTGCAGCTCGCGCGCCATCAGCGGCATTGCGGGCAGGTAGATATCCGTAGACAGAGAGGTGAAGGCCATCAGCGCGCTGAGGATCGCGAGAAACAGCGGCCCGTGTAGCTTGGTTTGCATAAAATCCTGATTAAGTCACAAAGAGGGTGCCGACAGCGCGGCGCGTTAATTTAAGCAGGGCGACACAAAGCGTAACGCCATTAAATCCCGCCTCAACGCAGCGTGTTTTTCCGTCCCGCAGGGCGCGAAATGTGGTTTATTCTTGAGAGTCTGCTGACGCTTTTTGTGAGGCACACAACGAACCCGTCGGCGGATCAGGCCGTATGATGCCGGGTTGCCACACTAAAAATGCCTAATGAGGGAACAAGAATGGACTTCACAGGATTAAGCGCTTTTGCGCTGACGCCGCTTCTCGATGACCGCCTGGATGAGGCGACCTATATCACCATCATTGAAAAACTGCGCGCTGCTGGCGTCGACTCCATCGGCGCGCTCGGCTCTACGGGATGTTATCCCTACTTTAGCCGCAGCGAACGCGCCAGCGTCCTGCGTCTGGCAACGGAGTATTCCGGTGCGGTGCCGGTGATCGCCGGGATTGGCGCACTGCGCCAGCGCGATGTGCTCTGGCTGGCGGAGGATGCGCAGAAAGCGGGCGTCAGCGCCGTGCTGCTGGCGCCGGTCTCCTATCATCCGCTCACGGAAGATGAGGTCTTTGATCTGTTTGCCACTGTCACCCGCGAACTGTCGGTGCCGCTCTGTATCTATAACAACCCCAGTGCCACACACTTTACCTTCAGCGACGAGCTGCTTGCCCGTATCGCTCAGTTGCCGAATATTGGCTCGATCAAAATCCCGCCCCTTGCCGCCGAGCTTGCCCCAGAGCGGATAAACGCGCTGCGTGCGCACATCCCGGCAGAGATCCGCCTCGGCATCAGCGGCGACGCCACAGCGGTTGAAGCGCTGAATGCCGGATGCAGCGTCTGGTATTCGGTGTTCGGCGGGCTTTTCCCGCAGGCGGCACTGGCTATTTCCCGCGCGGCGATGGCGGGCGATGTCGCACAGGCGCGCCAGCATACCGCCGCGCTCCAGCCGCTATGGGATCTGTTTAAA is a genomic window containing:
- a CDS encoding dihydrodipicolinate synthase family protein, which translates into the protein MDFTGLSAFALTPLLDDRLDEATYITIIEKLRAAGVDSIGALGSTGCYPYFSRSERASVLRLATEYSGAVPVIAGIGALRQRDVLWLAEDAQKAGVSAVLLAPVSYHPLTEDEVFDLFATVTRELSVPLCIYNNPSATHFTFSDELLARIAQLPNIGSIKIPPLAAELAPERINALRAHIPAEIRLGISGDATAVEALNAGCSVWYSVFGGLFPQAALAISRAAMAGDVAQARQHTAALQPLWDLFKRYGGSLRVIATAAELLGVVKAPCLPAPLQTLQGDARREIAQVIEQLRLTA